The genomic stretch GTCCTGGGCAGCGAGCCCACCCGTGGTGGCCGGCTGGACCGGGCGGAGGCCCGGCGCCGGATCGTGGAGATCTCCGACCGCTACTCCCTCGACCTGCAGCCCGACGTCCTCGTCGAGGACCTCGGGGTGGGCGCCCGCCAGCGCGTCGAGATCGCCAAGGTGCTCTACCGGGACGCGCGCATCCTGATCCTCGACGAGCCCACCGCCGTCCTCGTGCCGCACGAGGTCCACGAGCTCTTCGGCAACCTCGCGGAGCTCACCCGCGAGGGCCTCACCGTCATCTTCATCTCGCACAAGCTGGACGAGGTCCGTCGCGTCGCTGACTCCATCACCGTCATCCGCCGGGGAACCACGGTGGGCACGGCCGACCCGAGGACGACGACGGTGCGGCAGCTGGCCGAGCTGATGGTCGGTGCGGAGCTGCCCTCGCCGGAGACCCGCACCTCGACGGTCCGCGACGAGCCCGTCCTCGTCGTGGAGAACCTGACCCTGCGGACGCCGGAGGGCCGGGCGCTCATCGACGACGTCGCGCTCACCGTCCGCGCCGGCGAGGTGGTCGGGATCGCGGGGGTCGAGGGCAACGGCCAGGCTGAGCTCGTCGACGCGATCATGGGCCTGCGACCGCTCGCGTCGGGCACCGTGCGGCTGGACGGCGGCACGGGGGGCCTCGAGGACATCACGGCCTGGAGCACGCGAGCCCGCCGCGAGGCCGGCCTGGGCTTCATCCCGGAGGACCGCCACCGCCAGGGCATGCTGCTCGAGGCCCCGCTCTGGGAGAACCGGATCCTCGGCCACCAGACACGGCCGCCGGCCGCCAAGGGCCAGTTCATCGACCGCAAGGCCGCACGGGCCGACACCGAGCGGATCATGCAGCAGTACGACGTCCGCGCTCCCGGTCCGGACACCCTCGCGGTCGCGCTGTCCGGAGGGAACCAGCAGAAGCTGATCGTCGGCCGGGAGATGAGTTCGAATCCCCGGCTGCTCATCGCGGCCCACCCGACCCGCGGTGTCGACGTCGGCGCGCAGGCGGCGATCTGGGAGCTGCTGAAGGACGCCCGCGCCGAGGGGATGGGGATCCTGCTGATCTCCGCCGACCTCGACGAGCTCATCGGTCTCTCGGACACGCTGCACGTGATGCTGCGCGGCCGGCTGGTGGCCACGCTGGACCCCTCGCGCGTCACCCCCGAGGAGCTGGGCGGTCACATGACCGGCGCCCACGGCACCGCGGGTGCGGCGTGAGCGCGCTCCGCCGGCTCGGCCCCGCGCTCCTGCCCGGGGTCTTCGCCGTCGTCATCGCCCTGGTCATCTCCTCGGGGGTCATGGCCGCCCTGGGCGTGAACCCGTTCGACGTGTTCGCCGTGATGGTCGACTTCGGCGACACCCCGACCCGGCAGGTCACCGCGATGGTGGTGATCGTCAACCGGGCGATCCCGCTGTTCCTGGCCGGCCTGGCCGTGGCCATCGCCTTCCGGATGGGCCTGTTCAACATCGGTGTCGAGGGTCAGTACCGCCTG from Blastococcus sp. PRF04-17 encodes the following:
- a CDS encoding ABC transporter ATP-binding protein — encoded protein: MAATGETGARPPRARTDAGDAGAPYAVELRGITKRFPGVVANRDIELTVRRGEVHAIVGENGAGKSTLMKTLYGEHRPDEGTIRVDGREMTFRSPSDAIAAGIGMVHQHFMLADNFTVLENIVLGSEPTRGGRLDRAEARRRIVEISDRYSLDLQPDVLVEDLGVGARQRVEIAKVLYRDARILILDEPTAVLVPHEVHELFGNLAELTREGLTVIFISHKLDEVRRVADSITVIRRGTTVGTADPRTTTVRQLAELMVGAELPSPETRTSTVRDEPVLVVENLTLRTPEGRALIDDVALTVRAGEVVGIAGVEGNGQAELVDAIMGLRPLASGTVRLDGGTGGLEDITAWSTRARREAGLGFIPEDRHRQGMLLEAPLWENRILGHQTRPPAAKGQFIDRKAARADTERIMQQYDVRAPGPDTLAVALSGGNQQKLIVGREMSSNPRLLIAAHPTRGVDVGAQAAIWELLKDARAEGMGILLISADLDELIGLSDTLHVMLRGRLVATLDPSRVTPEELGGHMTGAHGTAGAA